A part of Sugiyamaella lignohabitans strain CBS 10342 chromosome D, complete sequence genomic DNA contains:
- the MFG1 gene encoding Mfg1p (Regulator of filamentous growth; interacts with FLO11 promoter and regulates FLO11 expression; binds to transcription factors Flo8p and Mss11p; green fluorescent protein (GFP)-fusion protein localizes to the nucleus; YDL233W is not an essential gene; GO_component: GO:0005737 - cytoplasm [Evidence IEA,IEA]; GO_component: GO:0005737 - cytoplasm [Evidence IDA] [PMID 14562095]; GO_component: GO:0005634 - nucleus [Evidence IEA,IEA]; GO_component: GO:0005634 - nucleus [Evidence IDA] [PMID 14562095]; GO_function: GO:0003674 - molecular_function [Evidence ND]; GO_process: GO:0008150 - biological_process [Evidence ND]) yields the protein MMSASPIQGHQIPPGMVSAQKVPPGAPHQVMRANFPQGVNNQMAPFQLQMAMQQQQQQQQQQQQQQQQQQQQGPVTSQGPFPGVNNGSASGPGAGPGPSSGIGPSGSGTGTGLGPPNSNGSGQIPGPGPGPQQQFAAAHVNNAAVAAAAAHNSPIPGHLNPGSGGSGPPTTGVGAPGVPGNNLQAQIAQQQMQAQFLALQRQQAQQAAAAAAQGAGGEHQIPVNLQQQALQRQQQQQQQQQQQQQFQLRQLAQAQAQAQAQAQAQAQAQAQAQAQAQAQAQAQAQAQAQAQAQAQAQAHGQTPLPTGTNTPAASVGARGSPQTSNLPSQQAAAAAALHQRAVQTAALHSQQQHQQSIQNPQNQANPANPQNQPTPQNAQNTPNPQSSQSGQATPAPQTANPSIPSTPGTIPAGVSVADWNASLVAAAAAANSTAKPVAGSAVIRLLHFAELVGSVGDQTHDIEFWRRLVAEFFSENAMLKLSLSTGKETKHFDVPYQIIPRFFHTFIQSGVRRIQVNLENPREYFSSNSDHFVDCSRCSICYWFEDGTLVTCRCPTRILLNPALKIEWLEQQNLEHSEFINRQALMTSFTNPGPGSSQGDARFVKLAPTKVTPFGVTSSVVRFLEVSETISHMRDLMSFSVQPQAGGPLKALEALARALQSRDASNPAAQVQAQAQARVQQAQAQAQAQAQAQAQAQVQAQAQAQAHARAQAAAAAAAGGAAQNLINGGKLPFNGGPMMIPNGANTATGDMNAPQGSMSPHTFVPPGTPIPGPNATPTMSAKNPPRPVASPRAAKRRRPSAVKGEAESPALKQSPTSRKK from the coding sequence ATGATGTCAGCATCGCCTATCCAAGGTCACCAGATCCCTCCTGGTATGGTTAGTGCACAAAAAGTTCCTCCTGGGGCTCCCCACCAGGTGATGCGAGCCAATTTCCCTCAAGGCGTGAATAATCAAATGGCCCCGTTCCAGTTACAGATGGCTAtgcagcaacaacaacaacagcagcaacagcagcagcagcagcagcagcagcaacaacaacagggCCCAGTAACTAGTCAGGGCCCTTTTCCTGGCGTGAATAATGGGTCTGCCAGTGGTCCTGGAGCTGGTCCTGGTCCTAGTTCTGGCATTGGACCTAGTGGTTCGGGTACAGGCACGGGTCTTGGTCCTCCTAATTCTAATGGATCGGGTCAAATTCCAGGACCAGGTCCAGGtccacaacaacagtttGCAGCAGCTCATGTGAATAACGCTGCAGTGGCCGCAGCAGCTGCTCATAACTCACCCATACCAGGACATTTGAATCCAGGGTCAGGTGGTTCTGGACCTCCAACAACTGGAGTCGGAGCTCCCGGTGTCCCAGGTAATAATTTACAAGCACAAATAGCACAGCAACAAATGCAAGCCCAATTTTTGGCACTACAACGACAGCAAGCGCaacaagcagcagctgctgctgcccaaggagctggtggtgaacACCAGATCCCTGTAAAtttacaacaacaagcaTTACAaagacaacaacaacaacagcaacagcaacaacaacaacaacaatttcaGCTGCGACAGCTGGCACAAGCCCAAgcccaagctcaagctcaagcacaGGCCCAAGCACAGGCCCAAGCTCAGGCACAAGCTCAGGCTCAGGCTCAGGCTCAAGCACAAGCTCAGGCTCAAGCACAGGCACAAGCCCAAGCTCAAGCCCAAGCTCATGGACAAACCCCATTACCTACAGGAACCAacacaccagcagcatcagtaGGAGCTCGAGGGAGCCCCCAAACATCCAATTTACCCTCTCaacaggcagcagcagccgctgCACTCCATCAGCGAGCAGTTCAGACTGCAGCACTTCAtagtcaacaacagcatcaacaaagTATACAAAACCCCCAAAATCAGGCTAATCCAGCCAATCCtcaaaaccaaccaactCCTCAAAATGCCCAAAATACACCGAATCCACAATCATCACAGTCGGGACAGGCCACTCCTGCTCCACAAACCGCCAATCCTTCTATACCGTCAACTCCGGGCACTATTCCAGCTGGGGTGTCTGTAGCAGACTGGAACGCTTCGTTagtagcagctgcagcCGCTGCTAATAGCACTGCCAAGCCTGTGGCAGGAAGTGCAGTGATTCGGTTATTACATTTTGCAGAACTAGTAGGGTCAGTTGGAGACCAGACACATGATATCGAGTTTTGGCGGCGATTGGTGGCggaatttttttctgaaaatGCCATGCTTAAATTGTCATTAAGCACGGGAAAGGAAACAAAGCATTTTGATGTACCATATCAGATAATCCCTAGATTTTTCCACACTTTTATCCAGTCTGGAGTGCGTCGTATTCAAGTAAATCTAGAAAACCCTCGTGAATACTTCAGTAGCAACAGTGACCATTTTGTCGACTGTTCAAGGTGCTCCATATGTTACTGGTTTGAGGATGGCACCCTGGTTACTTGCAGATGTCCGACTAGGATCTTATTAAATCCAGCACTTAAAATAGAATGGTTAGAACAGCAAAATCTCGAACATTCAGAGTTCATCAATCGCCAGGCTCTCATGACGTCGTTTACCAACCCTGGTCCTGGTAGTAGCCAAGGAGATGCCCGGTTTGTCAAGCTAGCGCCTACAAAGGTCACTCCATTTGGTGTAACCAGCTCAGTCGTTCGATTTTTGGAAGTTTCAGAAACAATTTCTCATATGCGTGACCTAATGAGCTTTTCGGTTCAACCACAGGCTGGCGGTCCCTTAAAAGCTCTGGAGGCATTGGCTAGAGCGTTGCAAAGTAGAGATGCATCTAACCCAGCTGCTCAGGTTCAAGCCCAGGCTCAAGCTCGTGTACAACAAGCCCAGGCTCAAGCACAAGCCCAAGCCCAGGCACAGGCACAAGCACAGGTTCAAGCTCAAGCgcaagctcaagctcatgCTCGAGCtcaggcagcagcagcagctgctgctggcgggGCTGCTCAAAATCTAATCAATGGAGGAAAGTTACCTTTTAATGGTGGCCCCATGATGATACCAAATGGAGCTAATACGGCAACTGGCGATATGAATGCCCCTCAAGGTTCAATGTCACCACATACTTTTGTACCTCCAGGGACACCCATTCCCGGCCCTAATGCAACTCCTACGATGTCTGCTAAGAACCCTCCTCGACCTGTAGCCAGCCCTCGTGCAGCTAAGAGACGGAGACCTAGTGCTGTTAAAGGCGAAGCGGAGTCACCTGCTCTCAAGCAAAGTCCAACGTCACGGAAAAAGTAG
- the NOC4 gene encoding Noc4p (Nucleolar protein; forms a complex with Nop14p that mediates maturation and nuclear export of 40S ribosomal subunits; relocalizes to the cytosol in response to hypoxia; GO_component: GO:0030686 - 90S preribosome [Evidence IDA] [PMID 12150911]; GO_component: GO:0030692 - Noc4p-Nop14p complex [Evidence IPI] [PMID 12446671]; GO_component: GO:0005829 - cytosol [Evidence IDA] [PMID 22932476]; GO_component: GO:0005730 - nucleolus [Evidence IEA]; GO_component: GO:0005730 - nucleolus [Evidence IDA] [PMID 12150911]; GO_component: GO:0005730 - nucleolus [Evidence IDA] [PMID 12446671]; GO_component: GO:0005730 - nucleolus [Evidence IDA] [PMID 15590835]; GO_component: GO:0005634 - nucleus [Evidence IEA]; GO_component: GO:0005634 - nucleus [Evidence IDA] [PMID 10684247]; GO_component: GO:0005634 - nucleus [Evidence IDA] [PMID 22932476]; GO_component: GO:0030529 - ribonucleoprotein complex [Evidence IEA]; GO_component: GO:0032040 - small-subunit processome [Evidence IDA] [PMID 15590835]; GO_function: GO:0003674 - molecular_function [Evidence ND]; GO_process: GO:0000480 - endonucleolytic cleavage in 5'-ETS of tricistronic rRNA transcript (SSU-rRNA, 5.8S rRNA, LSU-rRNA) [Evidence IMP] [PMID 15590835]; GO_process: GO:0000447 - endonucleolytic cleavage in ITS1 to separate SSU-rRNA from 5.8S rRNA and LSU-rRNA from tricistronic rRNA transcript (SSU-rRNA, 5.8S rRNA, LSU-rRNA) [Evidence IMP] [PMID 15590835]; GO_process: GO:0000472 - endonucleolytic cleavage to generate mature 5'-end of SSU-rRNA from (SSU-rRNA, 5.8S rRNA, LSU-rRNA) [Evidence IMP] [PMID 15590835]; GO_process: GO:0006364 - rRNA processing [Evidence IEA]; GO_process: GO:0006364 - rRNA processing [Evidence IMP] [PMID 12446671]; GO_process: GO:0042274 - ribosomal small subunit biogenesis [Evidence IMP] [PMID 12446671]; GO_process: GO:0042254 - ribosome biogenesis [Evidence IEA,IEA]): MKRSGNDNSGAKTKKSKSSSTVETGLSESEITALQESILSSPKNYNEIAKLIDIVRDNSIKTSCRHSASAALLKIFGKLSKKGSLKKSGVVGASEQVAIWLNQRFIQFKELLLNNLSGASGSTNSPSLAVSALTILLKVFSVVEHKYLTPSTEYYYPKQTYSDIISSIVLSSLPSAVIDVVLEEFVKNYLMIYDDLRYYFYTELAAILSKELETEKKGGYDSPPFNGVPKTVVSRRVISTLQSISKFPKTDEEIENFFLSKPQFSKSSLKSGTPLKLSSHKIAFQKAWLAGLRLPQSSSQYKEVLNILHQRIIPNMQKPQLLMDFLTDSYNAGGPVALLALNGLFVLMQQYNLDYPNFFTKLYSLFDGSIMHAKHRSRFFRLVDLFLSSTHLPATICASFIKKMARLGLTAPPAAVVTIIPFIYNQLKRHPSCMKMIHRPEIDGEFSDPFDPTESDPLLTNAFDSSLWELEVLQTHYHPNVSTLAKIMSQPFRKPQYLLEDFLDHSYKTLFDAEKTRRVKAALPALEYESFDSVFVNPEINTGASTYMVGWSFA, translated from the coding sequence ATGAAAAGATCGGGAAATGACAATAGCGGAGCTAAGACAAAGAAATCCAAATCTTCCAGCACGGTGGAGACCGGTCTAAGTGAATCAGAAATTACTGCTTTGCAGGAATCTATCCTGAGCTCACCAAAGAACTACAATGAAATTGCGAAGCTGATTGATATTGTCCGGGATAACAGCATTAAAACATCATGTCGCCattcagcatcagcagctttattaaaaatatttgggAAATTGTCCAAAAAAGGATCTCTTAAAAAATCTGGAGTAGTCGGAGCCAGCGAACAAGTTGCAATTTGGCTGAATCAAAGATTCATCCAGTTTAAAGAGCTGCTGTTAAATAACCTTAGCGGTGCCTCTGGTTCTACAAATTCTCCTTCTTTGGCTGTTTCAGCTCTCACAATTCTTTTAAAGGTATTCAGTGTTGTTGAACATAAGTATTTGACCCCTTCGACCGAGTACTACTACCCCAAACAGACTTACAGCGATATTATCTCTAGTATTGTCCTGTCCTCACTGCCGTCTGCCGTTATCGATGTCGTATTAGAAGAGTTTGTTAAAAACTATCTCATGATTTATGATGACTTACGATACTACTTTTACACAGAGCTGGCTGCTATACTGAGTAAAGAACTGGAGACGGAGAAGAAGGGTGGGTACGATTCACCTCCATTTAACGGGGTTCCAAAAACCGTTGTTTCCCGCAGAGTAATTTCCACTCTTCAATCTATTTCTAAATTCCCAAAAACTGATGAGGAAATCGAgaactttttcttgtcaaagCCTCAATTTTCAAAGTCATCGCTTAAATCAGGCACCCCTCTAAAACTGTCGAGTCACAAAATCGCCTTTCAAAAGGCTTGGTTGGCTGGTCTGCGACTTCCTCAATCAAGTTCTCAATACAAGGAAGTTCTAAATATCCTTCACCAAAGAATCATTCCTAATATGCAAAAACCCCAGTTGTTAATGGACTTTCTTACAGACTCGTACAATGCAGGCGGACCAGTGGCCCTATTAGCACTAAATGGTCTCTTCGTACTGATGCAACAATACAACTTAGACTATCCAAACTTCTTTACCAAACTCTACTCCCTCTTTGATGGATCTATCATGCATGCAAAACACAGATCAAGATTTTTCCGCCTTGTTGATCTATTTCTCTCATCTACGCACTTGCCAGCCACTATCTGTGCTTcatttatcaaaaaaatggCTAGACTTGGTTTGACAGctcctccagcagcagtagtaaCTATCATTccgtttatttataatcaGTTGAAAAGACATCCTTCTTGCATGAAGATGATTCACAGACCAGAGATCGATGGCGAGTTTAGTGATCCCTTTGACCCAACTGAGTCTGATCCTCTCCTTACGAATGCTTTTGATTCATCTTTGTGGGAGTTAGAGGTTCTTCAAACTCACTATCATCCCAACGTGTCTACTTTGGCAAAGATAATGTCACAACCATTCCGTAAACCCCAGTACCTACTAGAAGATTTTCTTGATCATTCTTATAAGACTCTatttgatgctgaaaaGACACGTAGAGTGAAAGCTGCTCTACCTGCTCTTGAATACGAGTCATTTGATTCTGTGTTTGTTAATCCTGAAATTAACACAGGCGCTTCTACATATATGGTTGGGTGGAGTTTTGCATAG
- the TPC1 gene encoding Tpc1p (Mitochondrial membrane transporter; mediates uptake of the essential cofactor thiamine pyrophosphate (ThPP) into mitochondria; expression appears to be regulated by carbon source; member of the mitochondrial carrier family; GO_component: GO:0016021 - integral component of membrane [Evidence IEA]; GO_component: GO:0016021 - integral component of membrane [Evidence ISM] [PMID 12192589]; GO_component: GO:0031305 - integral component of mitochondrial inner membrane [Evidence IDA] [PMID 12411483]; GO_component: GO:0016020 - membrane [Evidence IEA]; GO_component: GO:0005743 - mitochondrial inner membrane [Evidence IEA,IEA]; GO_component: GO:0005739 - mitochondrion [Evidence IEA]; GO_function: GO:0015234 - thiamine transmembrane transporter activity [Evidence IDA] [PMID 12411483]; GO_process: GO:0030974 - thiamine pyrophosphate transport [Evidence IDA,IMP] [PMID 12411483]; GO_process: GO:0055085 - transmembrane transport [Evidence IEA]; GO_process: GO:0006810 - transport [Evidence IEA]), with protein sequence MATVPPIATSSSLGEEEAKSIPHSSRKRKHEDHLNSAVEISRLESIVCGGSAGLVSRFVISPLDVVKIRLQLQIKRLPLGPAGITAVPGETIFKTVKDIYQKEGVKVFWKGNVPAEVMYVLYGAIQFTTYKSVSKFLNDDVHWLGETPKLLISGSLAGTAATCLTYPLDLLRTRFAADSSKQRSSILESVRSIARIEGAKGFYRGLSPTLLSLIPNMGIFFVTYEETRRLMNASNLDSILPAPEATAGFIAGVFSKGCVFPLDVIRKRLQVQGPSYGRRTDIPIYPGNLFKCAKHIVIHEGARGLYKGFLISLLKSGPSSAVTIWTFENSLKVMRYFSNNQTATDSF encoded by the coding sequence ATGGCGACTGTACCACCCATAGCTACATCATCAAGCTtgggagaagaagaggccaAAAGCATACCACATAGCTCAAGAAAACGCAAACATGAAGACCATTTGAATAGCGCTGTCGAAATATCCCGATTAGAGTCTATCGTATGTGGTGGATCGGCTGGATTAGTGTCTAGATTTGTTATATCACCGTTAGATGTTGTTAAGATCAGGCTTCAGCTCCAGATAAAAAGGTTACCACTGGGTCCTGCTGGTATCACTGCAGTTCCAGGTGAAACTATATTTAAAACAGTGAAAGATATTTATCAGAAGGAAGGCGTTAAGGTGTTTTGGAAAGGAAACGTACCAGCTGAAGTAATGTACGTTCTGTACGGAGCAATTCAGTTTACAACCTATAAATCCGTCAGCAAGTTCTTAAATGACGATGTCCACTGGCTCGGGGAAACACCGAAGCTGTTGATTTCCGGATCTCTTGCAGGCACTGCTGCCACTTGCTTAACGTACCCTTTAGATCTGCTTAGAACCCGTTTTGCGGCCGATTCTTCTAAGCAACGTTCATCGATTCTTGAATCAGTAAGAAGTATTGCTCGTATCGAAGGTGCAAAAGGGTTTTATAGAGGATTAAGTCCTACGTTGCTTTCATTGATACCGAACATGGGCATTTTTTTCGTAACGTACGAAGAAACGCGACGATTAATGAATGCCAGCAATCTTGACTCCAtattaccagcacctgaaGCGACTGCTGGATTTATTGCAGGCGTTTTCAGTAAAGGATGCGTTTTTCCACTAGATGTAATCAGAAAGCGACTACAAGTGCAAGGACCGTCTTATGGCCGTCGTACCGATATCCCAATATACCCAGGAAATCTGTTCAAGTGTGCAAAACATATTGTGATCCATGAAGGAGCTCGTGGACTCTATAAAGGGTTCCTGATCTCGTTACTAAAAAGTGGCCCTTCTAGTGCCGTGACCATTTGGACGTTTGAGAATTCGCTAAAAGTTATGAGATATTTCTCAAATAATCAAACAGCTACTGATTCTTTTTAA